The proteins below are encoded in one region of Syntrophotalea carbinolica DSM 2380:
- a CDS encoding polysaccharide biosynthesis tyrosine autokinase — MMENSNEYNSYSYLEEEEVHLQDYINVLFRRRRAAIIAFCVIFVSVALYTFWVSPVFEAKATLHVRDDKVSGNGVLDDLGLSRENPIETEIEILRSRTNIEEVVRRLHLDWGTEESADDLKFALLDFESTAEDPSYTIKLVTNQRFRVSDADGRLLGEGRPGHLFKAKGIRLLIDDLQGEKGQEIELTALPFNAQVQSLREGIKASEVGKGTNIIQVAYRNCDPALSSQVVNTLANVYLERNILFKSEEANKSVEFIERQLQSVRSNLDGAEEQLAAYKSDSGVVEMGTEATSLLGLLTGKEKELASVELFRRQARFAVESLQKAMAEKKSYVPAVLMEDPVVASMAEKLATLEVEKRRLLVDMTEMHPEVRAVQGQIYQVQEKMLSTYQQLLSGLSKQSETVRRDLQRYEARVRKLPAAERDLARLTRRSNVNAEIYTFLLQKHEEARLARAATISSVNIIDPAIVPDHPVKPQKAKNLLLGLIVGCMAGIGLAFLLEYLDDSIKDGELAKREVGLPLLSVIPYIGFDRQGKDTQALVDSNSSRRVLIAQFKPKSAAAEAFRSLRTALHFSSLGRDKKVLLVTSAFPSEGKTTISGNLAVTLAQTGNRVLLVGCDLRKPTLQDMFGGKDASGLTEVLVGDAKAEDVIKPTGLFQLDFLPSGAVPPNPAELLESDKMRALVDQLRGQYDVILLDAPPVLAVTDATILTSLAEQVVWVLQVGGVSIKAARRVKEIMDSIKAPLVGFVLNDKNQEGQGYYGSYGRYGTYGRYGYGYGYGYGYYQQEQPEEKMGMVGKLLTRWTDKD, encoded by the coding sequence ATGATGGAAAATTCAAACGAGTACAACAGCTACTCTTACCTGGAGGAAGAAGAGGTTCATCTCCAGGATTATATCAATGTGCTTTTTCGTCGGCGCCGGGCCGCGATCATTGCCTTTTGTGTCATTTTTGTCAGTGTGGCGTTGTATACCTTCTGGGTCAGCCCGGTATTTGAGGCCAAGGCGACCTTGCACGTCCGGGACGATAAGGTTTCGGGCAACGGGGTGCTTGATGACCTCGGTTTGAGCCGCGAAAACCCGATCGAAACGGAGATCGAGATTTTGCGCTCCCGGACGAATATCGAAGAGGTCGTTCGACGTTTGCACCTCGATTGGGGGACTGAAGAATCAGCCGACGATCTCAAATTTGCTTTGCTGGATTTCGAATCGACCGCCGAAGATCCCAGCTATACGATTAAACTGGTTACCAATCAGCGCTTCCGGGTCAGTGATGCCGACGGCAGGTTGCTGGGGGAAGGGCGGCCCGGACATCTGTTCAAAGCCAAAGGGATACGGTTGCTTATCGATGATCTGCAGGGTGAAAAAGGTCAGGAAATAGAACTCACCGCCTTGCCGTTCAATGCTCAGGTACAGAGCCTGAGAGAAGGGATCAAAGCTTCTGAAGTCGGGAAGGGGACCAATATTATTCAGGTTGCCTATCGCAACTGCGACCCCGCCCTGTCCAGCCAGGTTGTAAATACCCTGGCCAATGTCTATCTGGAGCGGAATATCCTTTTTAAATCCGAAGAGGCCAATAAGTCCGTTGAATTTATCGAGCGTCAACTCCAGTCGGTGCGTTCGAATCTCGACGGAGCCGAAGAGCAGTTGGCAGCCTACAAAAGCGATTCGGGCGTGGTTGAGATGGGCACTGAAGCGACCAGTCTGCTCGGGCTTCTGACCGGCAAGGAAAAGGAACTGGCCAGTGTCGAGCTTTTCCGCCGCCAAGCCCGGTTTGCCGTCGAATCGTTGCAAAAGGCCATGGCCGAGAAAAAAAGTTACGTGCCGGCAGTTTTGATGGAAGACCCCGTGGTTGCATCCATGGCCGAGAAACTGGCAACGCTGGAAGTGGAAAAACGCCGTCTGCTGGTCGATATGACGGAGATGCATCCCGAGGTGCGTGCCGTGCAGGGACAGATTTATCAGGTTCAGGAGAAAATGCTGTCCACCTACCAGCAGCTTTTATCCGGCTTGAGTAAACAATCCGAGACGGTGCGGCGCGACCTGCAACGCTACGAAGCCCGGGTCCGCAAACTGCCTGCCGCTGAACGCGACCTTGCGCGGTTGACCCGGCGCTCTAACGTCAATGCTGAAATCTACACCTTTTTGCTGCAAAAACATGAAGAGGCCCGCCTCGCGAGGGCCGCGACCATCAGCAGCGTCAATATTATCGATCCCGCCATTGTGCCGGATCATCCGGTTAAACCGCAAAAAGCCAAAAACCTGCTGCTTGGCCTCATCGTTGGCTGCATGGCCGGTATTGGTCTGGCCTTTTTGCTGGAGTATCTGGACGATTCCATCAAGGATGGGGAACTGGCCAAGCGGGAAGTAGGCCTGCCGTTGCTGTCCGTGATCCCCTATATCGGGTTCGATCGTCAGGGCAAGGATACTCAAGCCCTTGTCGACAGCAATAGCAGCCGTCGGGTTCTTATCGCTCAGTTCAAACCCAAATCGGCCGCCGCCGAGGCGTTCCGCAGCTTGCGTACGGCATTGCATTTCTCCTCGCTCGGTCGTGACAAGAAAGTTTTGCTGGTGACCAGCGCCTTTCCTTCCGAAGGTAAAACCACCATTTCCGGTAACCTGGCCGTTACTCTGGCACAGACCGGTAACCGGGTGTTGCTTGTCGGATGCGACCTGCGGAAACCGACTTTGCAGGATATGTTCGGCGGCAAGGATGCCAGCGGGTTGACCGAAGTTCTGGTGGGCGATGCCAAGGCCGAAGACGTTATTAAGCCAACGGGGCTGTTTCAACTCGATTTCCTGCCGTCCGGGGCGGTTCCTCCCAATCCTGCCGAGTTGCTCGAGTCCGATAAAATGCGAGCCTTGGTGGATCAGTTACGCGGCCAGTACGACGTTATTCTTCTCGATGCGCCGCCGGTGTTGGCGGTTACCGACGCAACGATTCTGACCTCTCTGGCTGAACAGGTCGTCTGGGTTCTTCAGGTCGGCGGGGTTTCCATCAAGGCCGCCCGCCGGGTTAAGGAAATCATGGACAGCATCAAGGCTCCTTTGGTAGGGTTTGTGCTCAACGATAAAAACCAGGAAGGTCAGGGGTACTACGGCAGTTATGGCCGATACGGAACCTATGGCCGCTACGGTTACGGTTACGGCTACGGTTACGGCTACTATCAGCAGGAGCAGCCCGAGGAAAAGATGGGCATGGTCGGCAAGCTGCTGACCCGTTGGACCGACAAGGACTGA
- a CDS encoding tyrosine-protein phosphatase, whose amino-acid sequence MIDWHCHLLPGIDDGSKCLDDSLAMGRLLAEAGFTEVYCTPHCLHGAYDNTPRNVQQLTAALQEAFRQHRIPLILHPGMEYYLDEMFLRNLDSLQPLGDSRLVLVEAAQQTHPEFLKDALFQLTRRKWVPVMAHPERCTLFDQADVVKKSIVPGWLSRIWPMRPKTSPESSAKDSLLQTLIHMGCRFQGNITSFSGWYGPEVAQQAHAHLGAGLYDFFGSDGHNVRSLNRNLAKGLDRLAAAQSQLPAPQSANADL is encoded by the coding sequence ATGATCGACTGGCATTGCCATTTGTTGCCAGGTATTGACGACGGCTCCAAATGCCTGGATGATTCTCTCGCCATGGGGCGGCTGCTTGCCGAGGCCGGATTCACCGAAGTTTACTGTACCCCCCATTGTCTGCATGGGGCTTACGACAACACTCCGCGGAATGTTCAACAGCTTACTGCAGCCCTGCAGGAAGCGTTTCGTCAACATCGCATCCCCCTTATACTCCATCCGGGTATGGAATATTACCTCGATGAGATGTTTCTCCGGAATCTGGATTCGCTGCAACCTCTTGGCGACAGCCGGTTGGTTCTTGTCGAAGCCGCGCAACAGACCCATCCCGAGTTTCTCAAAGACGCTCTGTTTCAATTGACGCGACGCAAGTGGGTGCCGGTTATGGCCCACCCGGAGCGGTGCACCCTTTTTGATCAGGCGGATGTCGTCAAAAAATCCATTGTGCCAGGTTGGTTGTCCAGGATTTGGCCGATGCGTCCTAAAACCTCACCCGAATCATCAGCGAAAGACAGTTTGTTGCAGACCCTGATACATATGGGCTGTCGATTCCAGGGGAATATCACCAGCTTTTCCGGTTGGTATGGCCCCGAGGTTGCTCAACAGGCGCATGCGCACCTTGGTGCAGGTCTATACGATTTCTTCGGTAGCGACGGGCATAATGTCCGATCGTTGAATCGCAACCTGGCCAAAGGGCTGGACAGGCTTGCTGCAGCCCAATCCCAATTACCTGCGCCCCAGTCTGCAAATGCCGATCTTTAA
- a CDS encoding UDP-glucose dehydrogenase family protein yields MNLTVIGTGYVGLVTGTCFAEMGNTVTCVDTDPAKVAQLKQGQIPIFEPGLDDLVKNNVKEGRLRFTTSLAEAMADSHVYFIAVGTPSNGDGSADLSQVLGVAREIGEHMRDYSVVVDKSTVPVGTAEKVRDVIETELAQRGETIPFDVVSNPEFLKEGAAIEDFMRPDRIIVGTDSDPARDIMRQLYAPFNMNRDRTLYMGVRDAEMTKYAANAMLATKISFINEIAGLCDMLHVDVENVRLGIGSDSRIGYSFIYPGCGYGGSCFPKDVKAIIHLAESCKFEPKVLRSVEERNQHQRRVLYLKIRERFGEDLSGLTFGMWGLAFKPGTDDLREAPAVVLLHELIGAGARVRAYDPVAMEAARQQLPKAWFDNGDLILATHQYDALQDVDAMVLVTEWKPFRTPDFHAMHKLMKQPVIFDGRNQYEPQSAKQAGFEYVGIGRKS; encoded by the coding sequence ATGAATCTGACTGTTATCGGAACCGGTTATGTCGGGCTTGTAACCGGAACCTGTTTTGCTGAAATGGGAAACACCGTCACGTGTGTCGATACCGATCCCGCCAAGGTCGCCCAGCTTAAGCAGGGGCAGATACCGATTTTTGAGCCTGGTTTGGACGATCTGGTCAAAAACAATGTCAAGGAAGGGCGGTTACGGTTTACCACTTCGCTTGCCGAGGCTATGGCTGATTCCCATGTTTATTTTATCGCCGTGGGTACTCCATCCAATGGTGACGGCAGTGCCGATCTGAGTCAGGTGCTGGGAGTTGCGCGTGAAATTGGTGAACATATGCGGGATTACAGCGTGGTGGTCGATAAATCGACGGTCCCGGTGGGTACCGCTGAAAAGGTTCGTGACGTTATCGAAACAGAACTGGCTCAGCGCGGCGAAACTATCCCTTTCGATGTGGTCAGTAATCCCGAGTTTCTCAAGGAGGGGGCTGCCATTGAGGATTTCATGCGTCCCGACCGGATCATCGTCGGTACCGACAGCGACCCCGCCCGCGATATCATGCGCCAGCTTTACGCTCCCTTCAACATGAACCGGGATCGCACCCTGTACATGGGGGTACGGGATGCCGAAATGACCAAATATGCCGCCAATGCCATGTTGGCGACCAAGATTTCCTTTATTAATGAAATCGCCGGCCTTTGCGATATGCTCCATGTCGATGTCGAGAATGTCCGTCTAGGTATCGGCTCCGACTCACGCATCGGGTATTCTTTCATTTACCCTGGCTGCGGATACGGCGGCTCCTGTTTTCCCAAGGACGTCAAGGCCATTATCCATCTGGCGGAAAGCTGTAAATTCGAGCCGAAAGTCCTGCGCTCCGTGGAAGAGCGTAACCAGCATCAGCGCCGTGTCCTCTATCTTAAGATCCGGGAGCGTTTTGGCGAGGATCTCAGCGGTCTGACCTTCGGTATGTGGGGGCTGGCATTTAAACCGGGCACCGACGATCTGCGCGAAGCCCCCGCCGTGGTGCTGTTGCATGAACTCATCGGCGCCGGTGCCAGGGTGCGTGCTTATGATCCCGTGGCCATGGAAGCCGCTCGCCAACAGTTGCCCAAGGCCTGGTTCGATAACGGTGATTTGATCCTGGCCACCCATCAGTACGATGCTCTGCAGGATGTTGATGCCATGGTTCTGGTTACCGAGTGGAAACCCTTTCGCACTCCCGATTTCCATGCCATGCACAAGCTTATGAAACAACCCGTGATCTTCGACGGCCGCAATCAGTACGAACCGCAAAGTGCCAAACAGGCCGGATTCGAGTATGTGGGGATCGGTCGAAAAAGCTAA
- a CDS encoding NAD-dependent epimerase, protein MAKILVTGAAGFIGFHLAKVLLERGDDVVGLDNLNDYYDVSLKQARLAQLEGLSRFRFIKCDLADREGIARLFREEKFDRVVNLAAQAGVRYSLKNPHAYVDSNLVGFVNILEGCRHNDVKHLVYASSSSVYGANTSMPFSIHHNVDHPVSLYAASKKANELMAHTYAHLYRLPVTGLRFFTVYGPWGRPDMALFLFSKAILEGRPIDVFNYGKMQRDFTYIDDIVEGVVRTLDHTAFSNPDWSGDHPDPGTSSAPYRLYNIGNNNPVELLALIQTLEKALGKTAEKNLLPMQPGDVPATYADVDDLTRDVGFKPSTSIEDGVAKFVQWYRDYFQI, encoded by the coding sequence ATGGCGAAAATTTTAGTGACGGGCGCTGCCGGTTTTATCGGTTTTCACCTGGCGAAGGTACTTCTCGAGCGGGGTGACGATGTCGTCGGTCTGGACAATCTCAATGATTACTACGACGTCAGCCTTAAGCAGGCCCGTTTGGCCCAGCTCGAAGGTTTGAGCCGCTTCCGTTTTATCAAATGCGACCTGGCTGATCGTGAAGGGATAGCGAGGCTGTTTCGTGAGGAAAAGTTCGATCGGGTGGTCAATCTGGCGGCGCAGGCGGGGGTGCGCTATTCCCTTAAAAATCCTCATGCTTACGTCGACAGCAATCTGGTCGGTTTTGTAAATATTCTCGAAGGCTGCCGTCATAACGATGTGAAACACCTGGTCTACGCTTCATCTTCCTCGGTGTACGGCGCCAATACCAGCATGCCGTTTTCCATCCATCACAATGTCGATCACCCGGTTTCGCTTTACGCCGCCTCCAAAAAAGCCAACGAACTGATGGCCCACACCTATGCCCATCTGTACCGTCTGCCGGTAACCGGGTTGCGGTTTTTCACCGTGTACGGCCCGTGGGGACGTCCTGATATGGCCCTGTTTCTTTTCAGCAAGGCGATTCTCGAAGGCCGTCCGATCGACGTTTTCAATTACGGCAAGATGCAGCGCGATTTTACCTATATCGACGATATCGTCGAAGGCGTGGTGCGTACCCTCGATCATACCGCCTTCAGCAACCCCGATTGGAGTGGGGACCATCCCGATCCTGGCACCAGCAGCGCACCTTACCGTTTGTACAATATCGGCAATAACAATCCCGTCGAATTGCTTGCGCTGATCCAGACTCTGGAAAAAGCCCTCGGGAAAACCGCTGAAAAAAATCTGTTGCCCATGCAGCCGGGCGACGTTCCAGCCACTTACGCCGATGTCGATGACCTGACCCGGGATGTCGGATTCAAACCTTCCACCAGCATCGAGGATGGGGTCGCAAAGTTTGTGCAGTGGTACAGGGACTATTTTCAGATATGA
- a CDS encoding HPP family protein — translation MPLKVWTRIVTMALIMVLFALVDISAEKEILFPEIAALALGFWIMEKPPWRGSLLAVWMSPTLAALTGVLLLRYVPLPTIFLIGMAFILVVLQLKLLRSEVFPSISAAILAIITHATSWLYPVSVGILMAIIVLGKTCLDKFGEKGRLTEPSEMFELAQKETGLVSGLAYWGKVFAGVLIISALALQSNFMFMIAPPLIVGFVELSRPDQPLRSTPAKAVLLLFLAASTGVLWFYLVTGVFHGPLWLFSGLALGTVFCLFYVMNASFPPVAAIALLPVLVPEIYFWKYPLHVLLGSSLFIFMGIYFFREVAQEPDLMAEN, via the coding sequence ATGCCATTAAAGGTTTGGACACGAATCGTTACAATGGCGCTGATCATGGTCCTGTTCGCCCTGGTTGATATATCCGCGGAAAAAGAAATACTTTTTCCGGAGATTGCGGCCCTTGCCTTGGGATTCTGGATCATGGAGAAACCGCCCTGGCGGGGGAGCCTGCTGGCTGTCTGGATGTCGCCGACATTGGCTGCGCTGACCGGGGTTTTGTTGCTGCGATATGTTCCGCTGCCGACCATTTTTCTTATCGGTATGGCCTTTATCCTCGTGGTTCTGCAATTGAAATTATTGCGCTCCGAGGTTTTTCCTTCCATATCCGCCGCCATTTTGGCCATCATCACCCATGCCACCAGCTGGCTGTATCCTGTATCGGTCGGCATCCTGATGGCGATTATCGTGCTCGGCAAAACTTGCCTGGATAAGTTCGGTGAAAAGGGGAGGTTGACAGAGCCGTCGGAAATGTTTGAGCTGGCCCAAAAGGAAACCGGTCTTGTTTCGGGACTTGCTTATTGGGGAAAGGTTTTTGCGGGGGTGTTGATTATCTCGGCGCTGGCTTTGCAATCCAACTTCATGTTCATGATAGCCCCACCCCTGATCGTCGGCTTTGTGGAACTGTCGAGACCGGATCAGCCCTTACGAAGCACACCTGCCAAAGCGGTACTGCTGCTGTTTTTGGCCGCAAGTACGGGAGTACTGTGGTTTTACCTGGTTACCGGCGTTTTTCACGGGCCGCTGTGGCTTTTTTCGGGGCTGGCTCTCGGTACCGTTTTCTGTTTGTTTTATGTCATGAATGCATCTTTTCCGCCGGTTGCGGCTATCGCTCTGCTACCGGTTCTGGTGCCGGAAATTTATTTCTGGAAATATCCCCTGCATGTGTTGTTGGGCAGTTCCCTTTTTATATTTATGGGCATATATTTTTTCAGGGAAGTTGCGCAGGAACCCGATTTGATGGCGGAAAATTAA
- a CDS encoding HD domain-containing protein, which yields MKQIATAAEARRLLTLWQDRGEWADLLPEVLALQDVPQPPEYHGEGDVLSHTLLALDVVDDDDDERVFWAVLFHDLGKATMTRFEGGRWRARGHAEFGAAIALSVMHRLGRGDIASDVAWLVSHHHFYFGWGKIRGSRLSKRQLLFCRQPLFPLLIRVAEADAAGSIGISRKGRMLERIRNLAEAALGEL from the coding sequence ATGAAGCAGATAGCCACAGCCGCCGAAGCCCGTAGACTATTGACCCTGTGGCAAGACAGGGGTGAATGGGCGGATTTGTTGCCTGAAGTACTGGCTTTGCAAGATGTGCCGCAACCTCCGGAATATCACGGCGAGGGCGATGTGTTGTCCCACACTTTGCTGGCCCTGGACGTTGTGGATGATGATGACGACGAGCGTGTGTTCTGGGCGGTATTGTTTCACGATCTGGGTAAAGCCACCATGACCCGTTTCGAGGGTGGACGGTGGCGGGCTCGCGGGCATGCCGAATTCGGGGCCGCCATCGCTTTGAGCGTCATGCACCGGCTCGGCCGCGGCGATATTGCATCGGATGTGGCCTGGCTGGTCAGCCATCATCATTTTTACTTTGGGTGGGGCAAAATCCGCGGGAGCCGATTAAGCAAGCGGCAATTGCTCTTTTGTCGGCAACCCCTGTTCCCGCTTTTGATCAGGGTGGCCGAGGCGGACGCCGCGGGTTCCATCGGCATCAGTCGCAAAGGTCGTATGCTAGAGAGAATCCGGAATCTGGCGGAAGCGGCTCTGGGAGAGCTGTGA